A single region of the Cynocephalus volans isolate mCynVol1 chromosome 12, mCynVol1.pri, whole genome shotgun sequence genome encodes:
- the LOC134360436 gene encoding olfactory receptor 6C75-like yields the protein MKNHSVRTEFILLGLTDDAELQAVIFFFLFFTYMLSVTGNLTIIILTLLDSHLRTPMYFFLRNFSFLEISFTTVCIPRFLVSLVTKDRTISYMGCMIQLFFFIFLGVTEFYLLAAMSYDRYVAICKPLHYTTIMSNRICYQLVLSSWVTGFLIVFPPVILGLKLEFCVSNVIDHFICDSSPILQISCSDTHFLELMSFFLAVVTLMVTLMLVILSYGYIIKTILKFPSAQQRTKAFSTCSSHMIVVSISYGSCIFMYIKPSANDRVTLSKGVAVLNTSVAPLLNPFIYTLRNQQVKQAFKDMVQKVLFVSNK from the coding sequence ATGAAGAACCATTCAGTGCGGACAGAGTTTATTCTTTTGGGTCTGACAGATGACGCTGAGTTACAGGctgtgattttcttctttttattttttacctacaTGTTGAGTGTGACAGGAAACTTAACCATCATCATTCTAACTCTGCTGGATTCCCACCTTAGGACACCAATGTATTTCTTTCTACGGAATTTCTCCTTTTTAGAAATCTCATTCACAACCGTTTGTATTCCAAGGTTTCTGGTGAGCCTTGTGACAAAGGACAGAACTATTTCTTATATGGGTTGTAtgattcagttattttttttcatctttttggggGTAACTGAATTTTACCTTCTGGCTGCTATGTCTTATGATCGTTATGTGGCTATATGTAAACCTCTGCATTATACCACCATCATGAGCAACAGAATTTGCTACCAACTTGTACTCAGTTCTTGGGTAACTGGATTCTTGATTGTCTTTCCTCCAGTGATCTTGGGACTCAAGTTGGAATTCTGTGTTTCCAATGTCATTGAtcattttatttgtgattcttcTCCCATCCTCCAGATTTCTTGCTCAGACACACATTTCCTAGagctaatgtcttttttcttggCTGTAGTGACACTAATGGTCACACTGATGTTAGTGATTCTCTCCTATGGTTACATCATCAAGACAATTCTCAAATTTCCTTCAGCTCAGCAAAGAACAAAAGCCTTTTCTACCTGCTCTTCCCACATGATTGTGGTTTCTATTTCTTATGGTAGCTGCATCTTTATGTACATAAAACCATCAGCAAATGATAGAGTAACTTTAAGCAAAGGAGTAGCTGTGCTCAACACTTCAGTTGCTCCTTTACTGAATCCCTTCATTTATACCCTAAGGAATCAGCAGGTGAAACAAGCTTTCAAGGACATGGTCCAGAAAGTTTTATTTGTgtcaaacaaatga
- the LOC134360559 gene encoding double-strand-break repair protein rad21 homolog produces the protein MFYAHFVLSKRGPLAKIWLAAHWDKKLTKAHVFECNLESSVESIISPKVKMALRTSGHLLLGVVRIYHRKAKYLLADCNEAFIKIKMAFRPGVVDLPEENREAAYNAITLPEEFHDFDQPLPDLDDIDVAQQFSLNQSRVEEITMREEVGNISILQENDFGDFGMDDREIMREGSAFEDDDMLVSTSASNLLLEPEQNTSNRNEKINHLEYEDQYKDDNFGEGNDGGILDDKLISNNDGGIFDDPPALSETGVMLPEQPAHDDMDEEDNVSMGGPDSPDSVDPVEPMPTMTDQTTLVPNEEEAFALEPIDITVKETKAKRKRKLIVDSVKELDSKTIRAQLSDYSDIVTTLDLAPPTKKLMMWKETGGVEKLFSLPAQPLWNNRLLKLFTRCLTPLVPEDLRKRRKGGEADNLDEFLKEFENPEVPREEQQQQNQQRDVIDEPILEEPSRLQESVMETSRTNLDESAMPPPPPQGVKRKAGQIDPEPVMPPQQVEQMEIPPVELPPEEPPNICQLIPELELLPEKEKEKEKEKEDDEEEEDEDASGGDQDQEERRWNKRTQQMLHGLQRALAKTGAESISLLELCRNTNRKQAAAKFYSFLVLKKQQAIELTQEEPYSDIIATPGPRFHII, from the coding sequence ATGTTCTACGCACATTTTGTTCTCAGTAAAAGAGGGCCTCTGGCCAAAATTTGGCTAGCGGCCCATTGGGATAAGAAGCTAACCAAAGCCCATGTGTTTGAGTGTAACTTAGAGAGCAGTGTGGAGAGTATCATCTCACCAAAGGTGAAGATGGCATTGCGAACGTCAGGGCATCTCTTATTGGGAGTAGTTCGAATCTATCACAGGAAAGCCAAATATCTACTTGCAGACTGTAATGAAGCATTCATTAAGATAAAGATGGCTTTTCGGCCAGGTGTTGTTGACCTGCCTGAGGAAAATCGGGAAGCAGCCTATAATGCCATTACTTTACCTGAAGAATTTCATGACTTTGATCAGCCACTGCCTGACTTAGATGACATTGATGTGGCCCAGCAGTTCAGCCTGAACCAGAGTAGAGTGGAAGAGATAACCATGAGAGAAGAAGTTGGGAACATCAGTATCCTACAAGAAAATGATTTTGGTGACTTTGGAATGGATGATCGTGAGATAATGAGAGAAGGCAGTGCTTTTGAGGATGACGACATGTTAGTGAGCACTAGTGCTTCTAACCTCCTATTAGAGCCTGAACAGAACACCAGCAATCGGAATGAGAAAATTAATCATTTAGAATATGAAGACCAATATAAAGATGATAATTTTGGAGAAGGAAATGATGGTGGAATACTAGATGACAAACTTATTAGTAATAATGATGGCGGTATCTTTGATGATCCCCCTGCACTATCTGAGACAGGGGTGATGCTGCCAGAGCAGCCTGCACATGACGATATGGATGAGGAGGACAACGTGTCAATGGGTGGGCCTGATAGTCCTGATTCAGTGGATCCTGTTGAACCAATGCCAACTATGACTGATCAAACAACACTTGTTCCTAATGAGGAAGAAGCATTTGCTTTGGAACCTATTGATATAACTGTCAAAGAAACAAAAgccaagagaaagaggaagctAATTGTCGACAGTGTCAAAGAGTTGGATAGCAAGACTATTAGAGCCCAACTTAGTGATTATTCTGATATTGTTACTACTTTGGATCTGGCACCACCCACCAAGAAATTGATGATGTGGAAAGAGACAGGAGGAGTGGAAAAACTCTTTTCTTTACCTGCTCAGCCTTTGTGGAACAATAGACTACTGAAGCTCTTTACACGCTGTCTTACACCGCTTGTCCCGGAAGACcttagaaaaaggaggaaaggaggagaggcagATAATTTGGATGAGTTtctcaaagaatttgaaaatccAGAGGTTCCTAGAGAGGAGCAGCAACAGCAAAATCAGCAGCGTGATGTTATCGATGAACCCATTTTGGAAGAGCCAAGCCGCCTCCAGGAGTCAGTGATGGAGACCAGCAGGACAAACTTGGATGAGTCAGCCatgcccccaccaccacctcagGGAGTTAAGCGAAAAGCTGGACAAATTGACCCAGAGCCTGTAATGCCTCCGCAGCAGGTAGAGCAGATGGAAATACCACCTGTAGAGCTTCCCCCAGAAGAACCTCCAAATATCTGTCAGCTAATACCAGAGTTAGAACTTCTgccagaaaaagagaaggaaaaagagaaggagaaagaagatgatgaagaggaggaggatgaagaTGCTTCGGGGGGTGATCAGGatcaagaagaaagaagatggaaCAAGAGGACTCAGCAGATGCTTCATGGTCTTCAGCGAGCTCTTGCAAAAACTGGAGCTGAATCTATCAGTTTACTTGAGTTATGTCGAAACACAAACAGAAAGCAAGCTGCAGCAAAGTTCTACAGCTTCTTGGTTCTTAAAAAGCAGCAAGCTATCGAGCTGACCCAGGAAGAACCGTACAGTGATATCATTGCAACACCTGGACCAAGGTTCCATATAATTTGA